A DNA window from Leucoraja erinacea ecotype New England unplaced genomic scaffold, Leri_hhj_1 Leri_540S, whole genome shotgun sequence contains the following coding sequences:
- the LOC129694097 gene encoding zinc finger protein 239-like, translating into MTHATVTTSVSRLGEPERSGDPPAGSHGRDALWLLYLQQDLCPVVGAEEPPEGAQQLAALHLLRLRQRLQVVARAEAAPVHPHRGAPLHLCPVRQGLHPFQQPAATPAPHIGERPYTCTQSGKGFTSFSNLPSHQRIHTGRRPYTCALCSKGFTQSSHVLEHQRTHTVKRPYTCAQSGKGFTRSGTLLEHQHTHTGERLYICAQCGKGFNQSHSLLLHQRTHTSERTFTCAQCGKGFTCSTKLLSHLRVHTGDHPIPNLLCEERFAMVFHALSHQRVHTSGQPYDCPYCGERFDSSRGLRQHRRAHAGEQLLPL; encoded by the coding sequence GCCTGGGAGAGCCCGAGCGATCTGGAGATCCACCGGCAGGGTCACACGGGCGTGATGCCCTATGGCTGCTCTACCTGCAGCAAGACCTTTGCCCAGTTGTCGGGGCTGAGGAACCACCAGAGGGTGCACAGCAGTTAgcagcccttcacctgctccgactgcgacaaaggcttcaagtcgtcgccAGAGCTGAAGCAGCACCGGTACACCCACACaggggagcgcccctacacctgtgcccagtgagGCAAGGACTTCACCCATTCCAGCAGCCTGCTGCAACACCTGCGCCTCACATCGGGGAGCGCCCCTATACCTGCACCCAgagcggcaagggcttcacctcctTCAGCAACCTGCCCTcccaccagcgcatccacaccggcaggcgcccctacacctgcgccctgtgcagcaagggcttcacccagtctagtcatgtgctggagcaccagcgaacCCACACTGtcaagcgcccctacacctgtgcccagagcggcaagggcttcacccgctccggcaccctgctggagcaccagcacacccacaccggTGAGCGCCTCTAcatctgtgcccagtgcggcaagggcttcaaccAGTCCCATAGCCTGCtgttgcaccagcgcacccacaccagcgagcgcaccttcacctgtgcccagtgcggcaagggcttcacctgctccacCAAGCTGCTGTCCCACCTGCGGGTGCACACTGGCGACCATCCCATCCCCAACCTGTTGTGTGAAGAGCGCTTTGCCATGGTCTTCcatgccctgtctcaccagcgggtgcacaccagtggccagccctacgactgcccgtactgcggtgagCGGTTTGACAGttcgcgggggttgcggcagcaccggcgggcccacgccggcgagcagctgctcccactgtga
- the LOC129694098 gene encoding zinc finger protein 229-like has product MVDHMTGHNKEKRYECEICGKAWLTRSKLEIHRRVHTGERPFDCSECGKTFKTANELKIHRRVHTGERPFDCLECCKSFKTARTLKIHWQVHKGETPYACSTCGKGFAQSSGLWVHQRVHSSERPFTCSDCGRGFKSLPELKKHMLMHTGERPYTCSQCGKGFTSSSSLMQHQRTHTGERPYTCAQCGKSFTHSSRLLIHQRTHTGEGPHTCAQCGKGFTSSSHLLIHQRIHTGERPYTCIQCGKGFISSGTLMNHQRIHTGERPYTCAQCGKGFTSSSNLLSHQRTHTGERLYTCAQCGKGFTSSTLLLTHQRVHTSELPYICAQCGKGFTHSNILLMHQRTHTVERPHICAQCGKGFTRSSNLLQHQRTHTGERPYICTQCGKGFTRSTTLLSHQRVHTGERPVHSPVCEERFVRASHALSHQRVHTSGQPYDCPYCGEEFDSSRGLQQHRRTHVGEQLLPL; this is encoded by the coding sequence ATGGttgaccacatgacggggcacaacaaggagaagcgttatgagtgtgaaatttgtggcaaggcctggctgACCCGGAGCAAACTAGAGATCCACCGGCGAgttcacacgggagaacgccccttcgactgctcaGAGTGCGGCAAGACCTTCAAAACGGCGAATGAACTGAAGATACACCGGCGGgttcacacgggagaacgccccttcgactgcttggagtgctgcaagagcttcaagacggcGAGGACCCTGAAGATTCACTGGCAGGTGCACAAGGGCGAGACGCCCTATGCCTGCTCCACATGCGGCAAGGGCTTTGCCCAGTCGTCGGGGCTGTGGgtgcaccagcgggtgcacagcagtgagcggccgttcacctgctccgactgtggcAGAGGCTTCAAGTCGTTGCCAGAGCTGAAGAAACACATGCTcatgcacaccggggagcggccctacacctgctcccagtgcggcaagggcttcacctcctccagcagcctgatgcagcaccagcgcacccacaccggtgagcgcccctacacctgtgcccagtgcggcaagagcttcacacATTCCAGCAGGCTGCTGattcaccagcgcacccacactggcgagggcccccacacctgtgcccagtgcggcaagggcttcacctcctCCAGCCATTTGTTGAtccaccagcgcatccacactggcgagcgtccctacacctgcatccagtgcggcaagggcttcatctcCTCCGGCACCCTGATGAAtcaccagcgcatccacactggcgagcgcccctacacctgtgcccagtgcggcaagggcttcacctcatccagcaacctgctgtcccaccagcgcacccacacaggCGAGCGcctctacacctgcgcccagtgcggcaagggcttcaccagctcCACCCTACTGCtgacccaccagcgggtgcacaccaGCGAGCTCCCCTAcatctgcgcccagtgcggcaagggcttcacccattcCAACATCCTGCtgatgcaccagcgcacccacaccgttGAGCGCCCCCAcatctgcgcccagtgcggcaagggcttcacccgctccagcaacctgctgcaacaccagcgcacccacaccggcgagcgcccctacatctgcacccagtgcggcaagggcttcacccgctccaccacgctgctgtcccaccagcgggtgcacaccgGTGAGCGTCCCGTCCACAGCCCGGTGTGTGAAGAGCGCTTTGTCAGGGCCTCCcatgccctgtctcaccagcgcgtgcacaccagtggccagccctacgactgcccgtactgcggtgaggagtttgacagctcgcggggttTGCAGCAGCACCGGCGGACCCACgtcggcgagcagctgctcccactgtga